GTGGAGGCCGGGTTTGAGACCGGGCACGCCTACGGTAAGTCGCTGCGCACGGTGAAATCCTGCGTGGGGTCCACCTGGTGTCGCTACGGCGTGCAGGACTCCACGGGTCTCGCGGTAAAACTGGAGCACCGCTACAAAGGCCTGCGGGCACCGCATAAGATAAAAATGGCGGTTTCCGGCTGTACCCGCGAGTGCGCCGAGGCGCAGAGCAAAGATGTCGGGGTGATCGCCACGGACAAAGGCTGGAATCTCTACCTTTGCGGCAACGGCGGGATGAAACCGCGCCACGCGGATCTCTTCGCCAGCGACCTGGATGAAGAGACGCTGATCCGCACCGTCGACCGCTTCCTGATGTTCTATATCCGCACGGCGGATCGCCTGCAGCGCACCAGCACCTGGATGGACAATCTTGAGGGCGGCCTCGACTATCTGCGCCAGGTCATTATTGATGACAGCCTGGGTATTGCGCACGAACTGGAGCAGGAGATGGCCCGGGTGGTGGACACCTACCAGTGCGAATGGCAAACCACGCTCAGCGATCCAAACCGCCTGGCGCTGTTCCGCACCGAAGTGAACAGTCAGCCCACGGATGAAAACAAACGCTGGCAGGCGATCTGCGGACTGGAGGATATTCCCGAGCAGGCGGGGATCGGCGCGCGCCTGGGGCGGAAATCGATCGCGCTGTTCCGCTTTGGTCAGTCGGTTTATGCCCTTGATGACCGCGAGCCAGGCAGCCGCGCCAACGTGCTCTCGCGCGGTATTCTGGGCGATGCGGGCGGCGAACCCGTGGTGATCTCGCCCCTGTATAAGCTGCGTATTCGCCTGCGCGACGGGCGTCAGTTTGACAGCGGCGAGCCTGCCGTGCGCGCGTGGCCGGTAAAAATTGAGAACGGCAAAGTGTGGGTGGGCAACGAAGAGCTGGTTATGCGCGCGGAGGCATCATGAACGAGACCCGGACCACGTGCCCCTACTGCGGGGTGGGCTGCGGGGTGATCGCCCGAACGGAAGGTGAGAAGGTCACCGTGCGCGGCGACGAGCGCCATCCCGCCAACTATGGCAGGCTCTGCGTGAAAGGCTCGGCGTTAGGGGAAACCACCGGCCTGCAGGGGCGCTTATTGCGGCCCGTTGTCGACGGCCAGGAGGCCGACTGGCCGCAGGCGGTGCACGCCGCGGGCGAGCGGCTGCGGGACATTATCGACCGCTATGGCCCTCAGGCGGTGGCCTTTTACGCCTCCGGCCAGTTGCTCACCGAGGATTACTACGCGGCCAACAAGCTGATGAAGGGGTTTATCGGCGCGGCCAATATCGATACCAACTCCCGGCTGTGTATGTCCTCCGCCGTCGTGGGCTACAAGCGGGCGTTTGGCGAAGACGTGGTGCCGTGCAGTTACGAGGACATCGAAAACAGCGATCTGGTGGTGCTGGTCGGGTCGAACGCGGCCTGGACGCATCCGGTGCTGTATCAGCGGCTGGTGCAGGCGCGCCAGAGTCATCCGGCGATGCGGGTGGTGGTGATCGACCCGCGTAAAACCGCTACCTGCGATATCGCCGACCTGCATTTGGCGCTCAGACCCGGCAGCGACGCCGGGCTGTTCGTCGGCCTGCTCAATCGCATCCAGGGAACCGCTGACTGGCCGGCTGAGCGGGTAGCGGAATTTTGCGATCTTTCAGCGGCAGCGATTAACCAGTTTTACGACATGTTTATCACCGCACCCCGCGCCATCACGCTTTACACCATGGGGATCAACCAGTCGGCCAGCGGCAGTGATAAATGTAACGCCATCATTAACGTGCATCTCGCCAGCGGTAAATTCGCCCGGCAGGGCTGCGGCCCGTTTTCTCTGACCGGTCAGCCAAATGCCATGGGGGGCCGGGAAGTCGGCGGGCTGGCGAATCAGCTCGCGGCACATATGCATTTCGAGCCGGACGATCTCGCGCGGGTCGCCCGCTTCTGGGGAACGGAAAGGCTGGCGCAAACGCCGGGGCTGATGGCGGTGGAGTTATTCGACGCCATCGCGCGAGGGGAGGTGAAAGCGGTGTGGATCATGGGCACCAACCCTGCGGTGTCGATGCCGGACAGCCACGCCGTGTGTCAGGCGCTGGCAGCCTGCCCGCTGGTGATCGTCTCTGAGGTCATGCAGGAGACAGATACCAGCCGGTTGGCCCACATTCGCTTCCCGGCGCTGGGATGGGGAGAGAAAAACGGAACGGTGACCAACTCGGAGCGTCGCATCTCGCGCCAGCGTTCCTTTCTGCCCGCACCCGGCGAGGCGAAAGCGGACTGGTGGATTATCGCGCAGGTGGCCACGGCCCTCGGCTACAGCGCGGCGTTTGGCTGGGAACATCCCCATGAGATTTTTTGCGAGCATGCCGCGCTGACCGCCTTTGAGAACAACGGCGAGCGGGCGCTAAACCTGCACGCGCTTGCCGCCCTGACGCGCGAGGCGTGGGATGACCTGGAACCGTACCAGTGGCCGACAGGGGCGTTCCCGCGCCGGGACATCGTACCGGTAGAGCCTCAGCCGCACGGCGCAACGCCGGATGTGCTCTATCCGCTGGTGCTGAACACCGGACGCATCCGCGATCAGTGGCATACCATGACCCGCACGGGCTACGTTCCCAGGCTGATGCAGCACATTGCCGAGCCGCAGGTTGAGGTGTTTCCGACCGACGCGTTGCGTTTTGCCCTGCACGACGGCGGGTTGGCGCGGATCAGCTCGCCGCGCGGCGTGATGGTCGCCAGAGTGTGCATCACTACCCACCCGCGCGAAGGGGAACTGTTTGCCCCGATGCACTGGAACAACCAGTTTGCCCGGCAGGGCAAGGTGAACGCCCTGGTTGCCGGGCGTTGCGACCCGTTATCCGGCCAGCCGGAGAGCAAGCAAACCGCCGTGCGGATCGCGCCCTGGCAGCCCGCCTGGCAGGGCGAGTTGTATGCCCGCGAAATGCCCGCGCTGCCACCTTTCGTACACGGGTGGCGCAAGGCGACACGGCTGACGG
This region of Enterobacter cancerogenus genomic DNA includes:
- a CDS encoding nitrate reductase, yielding MNETRTTCPYCGVGCGVIARTEGEKVTVRGDERHPANYGRLCVKGSALGETTGLQGRLLRPVVDGQEADWPQAVHAAGERLRDIIDRYGPQAVAFYASGQLLTEDYYAANKLMKGFIGAANIDTNSRLCMSSAVVGYKRAFGEDVVPCSYEDIENSDLVVLVGSNAAWTHPVLYQRLVQARQSHPAMRVVVIDPRKTATCDIADLHLALRPGSDAGLFVGLLNRIQGTADWPAERVAEFCDLSAAAINQFYDMFITAPRAITLYTMGINQSASGSDKCNAIINVHLASGKFARQGCGPFSLTGQPNAMGGREVGGLANQLAAHMHFEPDDLARVARFWGTERLAQTPGLMAVELFDAIARGEVKAVWIMGTNPAVSMPDSHAVCQALAACPLVIVSEVMQETDTSRLAHIRFPALGWGEKNGTVTNSERRISRQRSFLPAPGEAKADWWIIAQVATALGYSAAFGWEHPHEIFCEHAALTAFENNGERALNLHALAALTREAWDDLEPYQWPTGAFPRRDIVPVEPQPHGATPDVLYPLVLNTGRIRDQWHTMTRTGYVPRLMQHIAEPQVEVFPTDALRFALHDGGLARISSPRGVMVARVCITTHPREGELFAPMHWNNQFARQGKVNALVAGRCDPLSGQPESKQTAVRIAPWQPAWQGELYAREMPALPPFVHGWRKATRLTVAGDKPLLAWAIDYSTAQGWQVQIARAGERGSVLAWHDGALMLGFWESSGLPELAHGFIEEAFRAAPVQLAERHALLHGQPPGARLDPGRIICSCFNVGENTIREAIAGGCDSAAALGVKLRCGTNCGSCVPELKGFFGVKA